One window of Marinomonas primoryensis genomic DNA carries:
- a CDS encoding quinone-dependent dihydroorotate dehydrogenase, producing the protein MYQLARSLLFKLDPEVSHELSLDLLAASSRLGLNKLLGGLPSTKPVDVMGLRFPNAVGLAAGLDKNADAFEALGALGFGFVEVGTVTPKGQAGNPKPRLFRLPEHDAIINRMGFNNKGVDHLVSRIKSHRYPGILGVNIGKNLTTSVEDAAADYLTCLETVIPYADYITANISSPNTPGLRSLQFGESLAQLIAPLVAARDRYEAEHGKRVPLAVKIAPDMSDDEIKMVADTLVEQGVDGIIATNTTLSRDAVLGHQFEKEAGGLSGAPVRDASTHVVKVLAEHLKDTLPIIGVGGISSGADAVEKLQAGARLVQIYSGLIYQGPELIKEAIASTDAYYRELDLGI; encoded by the coding sequence ATGTACCAACTTGCTCGCTCGTTACTTTTTAAATTAGACCCAGAAGTGTCTCATGAATTGTCATTGGATCTTCTTGCAGCAAGCAGTCGATTGGGTTTGAATAAGCTTTTAGGTGGATTACCATCTACGAAGCCCGTTGATGTGATGGGTTTGCGTTTTCCCAATGCAGTGGGTTTAGCGGCTGGATTGGATAAGAATGCAGACGCTTTTGAAGCATTAGGGGCTTTAGGTTTCGGTTTTGTAGAAGTCGGAACCGTGACGCCTAAAGGGCAGGCTGGTAATCCTAAGCCACGTCTTTTTCGGTTACCTGAGCATGATGCGATTATCAATCGCATGGGCTTTAACAACAAAGGCGTGGATCATTTAGTATCACGGATAAAGTCTCATCGTTATCCGGGTATATTGGGTGTGAATATTGGTAAAAACCTAACCACGTCTGTGGAAGATGCCGCGGCGGATTATTTAACGTGCTTAGAAACGGTTATTCCTTACGCCGATTATATTACGGCAAACATCAGCTCGCCGAATACACCTGGGTTACGCAGTCTTCAATTTGGAGAAAGCTTGGCGCAATTAATTGCGCCGCTGGTGGCGGCTCGAGATCGTTATGAAGCAGAACATGGTAAGCGTGTTCCATTGGCCGTAAAAATTGCGCCAGATATGAGTGATGATGAAATTAAAATGGTCGCCGATACATTAGTAGAACAGGGTGTTGATGGTATTATTGCAACCAATACGACGCTGTCTCGTGATGCTGTTTTAGGCCACCAGTTTGAAAAAGAAGCTGGTGGGCTGAGCGGCGCGCCAGTACGTGACGCATCGACTCATGTGGTTAAAGTGTTAGCGGAGCATTTGAAAGACACATTACCTATTATAGGTGTAGGTGGTATTTCAAGTGGCGCGGATGCGGTTGAAAAACTTCAGGCTGGTGCGAGATTGGTACAAATTTATTCTGGCTTGATTTATCAGGGTCCAGAATTGATTAAAGAAGCGATAGCAAGCACAGACGCTTATTATCGAGAGCTTGATTTAGGCATTTAA
- a CDS encoding vWA domain-containing protein, with protein sequence MMFFDVVHFERPYWLLFIPLTLLVAFFFRLNNSKKNTLHKVVDPNLLNHLVYKNASNNLNMWLGLIALTLCWIGLAGVSWTKNPTTMFENTQKTVLIVDQSLSMYATDIKPNRQTQLKQTVRDILEQSKEGEIALVAFAGEGFIISPFSQDRETITHFLLALDPIIMPVYGGNLSSGVATALSLNKDDSAPLHLIIFTDDLSQLDKEKVPTLLKGLNIQLDIVAVGTPQGGPIKLPDGQVLKKNGMNVIPTVPISDLKALTTNLGGTFHQGRLTSRELAQITSTSLNNEQTQKAQNKSIHWTEQGQWFALPFLFWLAFQFRKGMVLMLFIGLFSLPAEKLQASPLDWFLTQDQKGQHAVDQGNWQKADRLFQQPNWKAASSYALKNYPAAIQALDKLDKNAAENYNLGNALALSGDTKKAMQAYETALEQDPSLKAAKENLEYLKQQEQEQEQKKKEQQEKDEQASTKQNEEKDQNKQPSQSDSNDKNDSKDPSDSKKDNKKNEKQDNNKTPEDNEQNKNSDSKNKNEQAKTTLDKEKEQALNQWLKQIQDDPGKLLQRKLWYLHQEKRNENRFTQEDGQNPW encoded by the coding sequence ATGATGTTTTTTGACGTCGTTCATTTTGAGCGCCCCTACTGGCTTCTTTTTATCCCACTCACTCTGCTAGTAGCTTTTTTCTTTCGCCTAAACAATTCGAAGAAAAATACCTTACATAAAGTGGTTGATCCAAACTTACTCAACCACCTTGTTTATAAAAACGCATCCAATAACCTGAATATGTGGCTAGGACTGATAGCGCTTACTTTGTGTTGGATTGGCTTAGCTGGCGTAAGCTGGACAAAAAACCCAACAACCATGTTCGAAAACACCCAGAAAACCGTTTTAATTGTTGATCAGTCTTTGTCTATGTACGCCACAGACATCAAACCCAATAGACAGACCCAATTAAAACAAACAGTTAGAGACATTTTAGAGCAAAGTAAAGAAGGCGAAATAGCCTTAGTTGCCTTCGCAGGCGAAGGCTTTATTATTAGCCCCTTTAGCCAAGACAGAGAGACCATCACGCATTTTTTGTTGGCGCTCGACCCCATTATTATGCCCGTGTATGGCGGCAATTTAAGCAGCGGAGTCGCAACCGCCTTATCACTCAATAAAGACGATTCAGCTCCTTTGCATCTAATCATTTTCACCGATGACCTTAGCCAGCTTGATAAAGAAAAGGTTCCAACACTATTAAAAGGCCTCAACATACAGTTGGATATAGTTGCGGTAGGCACTCCACAAGGCGGACCAATTAAACTTCCTGACGGCCAAGTTTTGAAAAAAAATGGCATGAATGTTATTCCAACAGTGCCTATATCCGATTTAAAAGCGCTAACCACAAATCTTGGAGGCACATTTCACCAAGGGCGATTAACGTCTCGTGAGCTTGCGCAAATAACCAGCACATCACTGAATAACGAACAAACTCAAAAGGCCCAAAATAAAAGCATTCACTGGACCGAACAAGGACAATGGTTTGCGCTGCCCTTTCTGTTCTGGCTCGCGTTCCAGTTTAGAAAGGGCATGGTGTTGATGCTTTTCATCGGTTTATTTTCTTTGCCTGCTGAAAAGCTGCAAGCATCGCCTCTGGATTGGTTTTTGACTCAAGACCAAAAAGGCCAGCACGCAGTTGATCAAGGAAACTGGCAAAAAGCCGATCGCCTTTTCCAACAACCAAACTGGAAGGCCGCGTCGTCTTATGCGTTAAAAAATTACCCCGCAGCAATACAAGCACTGGATAAACTCGACAAAAACGCGGCAGAAAATTACAACCTAGGTAACGCGTTGGCCTTGTCTGGCGACACAAAGAAAGCGATGCAAGCGTATGAAACAGCGCTAGAGCAAGACCCATCCTTAAAAGCCGCCAAAGAAAACCTCGAATACTTAAAACAACAAGAGCAAGAGCAAGAACAAAAAAAGAAAGAGCAACAAGAAAAAGATGAACAGGCTTCTACAAAACAAAATGAAGAGAAGGATCAGAACAAACAGCCAAGTCAATCTGACTCTAATGATAAAAATGACTCAAAAGACCCATCTGATTCAAAAAAAGACAATAAAAAGAACGAAAAACAAGACAACAACAAAACACCTGAGGATAATGAACAAAATAAAAACTCAGACAGCAAAAATAAGAATGAACAAGCTAAAACAACCTTAGACAAAGAAAAAGAGCAGGCATTAAACCAATGGCTAAAGCAAATCCAAGACGACCCTGGAAAGCTTCTACAGCGCAAACTTTGGTATTTGCATCAAGAAAAACGCAATGAAAATCGATTTACGCAAGAGGATGGGCAAAACCCATGGTAA
- a CDS encoding Dyp-type peroxidase has protein sequence MKTQQCVYGRTKHTNQEPPSSKKSAQAHTKRTSLKDENECAMEILRSIPFASLTEKGLMFAS, from the coding sequence CTGAAAACGCAACAATGTGTATATGGTCGCACTAAACACACCAACCAAGAACCTCCTTCCTCTAAAAAATCTGCTCAGGCGCACACTAAACGCACCTCACTAAAAGATGAAAATGAATGTGCAATGGAAATATTGCGAAGTATTCCTTTTGCATCTTTGACAGAAAAAGGCCTTATG
- a CDS encoding BatD family protein, giving the protein MVIKQYFFSLTSLNKLSRLFYSLMAALLFITLSSSLHAASVTASLNKEVTIENEVVQLTLRADFSDTGNGPDLTPLQRDFDILGKSQNSQFSFNLGTSTALNFWVVSLMPKSVGTVEIPPIKIGAHESEPIRLVIKSSPQLMDSNGNPPVIMRTEVSEIEPYLQQEVILSIKLYTSVAMQNANRSVPSHPDLVIERLIDDQMNYETINGTQYQVLTRDYLAFPQRSGILTIPPQSIQAMINTSTGRRMIKVQSEPLNLQVLPIPASYSSDTWLPSQEVTVSTSLSKTNDAPRVGDTLIWTININAKGALPEQIPTLDFNSTPNYKLYPKPPKFDNQKTANGVTGNQTIIVEVVPTEEGSLALPDINIAYWDTEQRIIRTATASTKEINIAPLPNSSNETVKKEADKATISEPLPAQTRSVAPISLAKKPIVKTIEPSELDIELTQADQDFSFRHYLVIGLLLLAIFLMGAWLTIWFKRRKAQPDTLNHVPTLQEFAPLSTMDEQSAYKTLITCCRQNNLPQLRSSLLEWARHRWGDDEIRSVDDIKRLTSVQVTQLLMESELMMYSNNPSHEWQGELLAVALEEYTSGQAKPSQASQLKTLYPNF; this is encoded by the coding sequence ATGGTAATAAAGCAATACTTCTTTTCATTAACTTCGCTAAACAAGCTCAGCCGTTTGTTTTACTCATTAATGGCTGCCCTGCTTTTTATCACCTTATCAAGCTCTCTTCATGCAGCAAGCGTTACTGCGTCTCTCAACAAAGAAGTCACCATTGAAAATGAAGTTGTGCAACTCACATTACGAGCGGACTTTTCTGATACTGGGAATGGCCCGGATCTCACACCACTACAACGTGACTTTGATATCTTAGGCAAAAGCCAAAACAGTCAATTTAGCTTTAACTTAGGCACCAGTACGGCATTAAATTTTTGGGTCGTTTCATTAATGCCAAAATCCGTTGGTACGGTCGAAATCCCTCCCATTAAAATTGGCGCCCATGAATCTGAACCAATAAGATTAGTCATTAAAAGCTCTCCTCAACTCATGGACAGCAACGGTAACCCTCCCGTCATCATGAGAACTGAAGTGTCTGAAATAGAACCGTATTTACAACAAGAAGTCATTTTAAGCATCAAACTGTACACCTCAGTCGCTATGCAAAATGCCAATCGTTCCGTACCTTCTCATCCTGACCTTGTCATCGAAAGACTGATTGACGATCAAATGAACTACGAAACCATCAACGGCACACAATATCAGGTATTAACCCGCGACTATTTGGCGTTTCCCCAACGCAGTGGCATATTGACTATACCGCCACAAAGCATACAAGCGATGATCAACACCTCGACGGGTAGAAGGATGATCAAGGTTCAAAGTGAACCTCTTAATCTACAAGTCTTGCCTATCCCAGCCAGCTATTCAAGTGACACCTGGTTGCCTAGTCAAGAAGTGACAGTATCAACCTCTTTAAGCAAGACAAACGACGCCCCTAGAGTGGGTGACACTCTCATTTGGACCATTAATATTAATGCCAAAGGCGCACTGCCTGAACAAATCCCAACACTGGACTTTAATAGCACACCTAACTATAAGCTTTACCCAAAACCACCCAAATTCGACAATCAAAAAACAGCCAATGGCGTCACAGGCAATCAAACCATCATCGTTGAAGTCGTGCCAACCGAAGAAGGCAGCTTAGCACTACCCGATATCAACATTGCTTATTGGGATACAGAGCAAAGAATCATTAGGACAGCGACAGCATCCACTAAAGAAATCAACATTGCTCCACTGCCAAACAGCTCAAATGAAACCGTCAAAAAAGAAGCCGATAAAGCGACCATCAGTGAACCTTTGCCAGCACAAACTCGCTCAGTTGCCCCTATTTCATTAGCGAAAAAACCGATCGTTAAAACAATAGAACCGAGTGAATTAGACATTGAGCTGACACAAGCAGATCAAGACTTCTCTTTTCGTCACTACCTTGTCATTGGTTTATTACTATTAGCCATTTTTCTAATGGGGGCTTGGTTAACCATCTGGTTTAAACGCAGAAAAGCACAGCCTGACACCCTCAACCACGTCCCAACATTGCAAGAGTTCGCACCTCTTAGCACAATGGATGAACAAAGCGCCTATAAAACGCTAATAACGTGCTGCCGGCAAAATAATCTACCTCAACTCAGATCAAGCCTGCTGGAGTGGGCTCGTCATCGATGGGGAGACGATGAAATTCGTAGCGTCGATGATATAAAGCGATTAACGTCCGTTCAGGTCACGCAACTCCTAATGGAGTCTGAATTGATGATGTACTCCAATAACCCCAGCCATGAGTGGCAAGGCGAACTTCTTGCCGTCGCACTAGAAGAGTACACCAGCGGCCAAGCCAAACCCTCTCAGGCGAGTCAGCTAAAAACACTTTACCCAAACTTTTAA
- a CDS encoding DUF58 domain-containing protein has product MSPLLSPESPELDDAHFALLAHYAKHLGRAPKAIRFATNAGDRRSRQKGHGMEMLELRAYQASDDLRHIDWRVTARTGQAHTRLYAQENDHQRLLLLDLSSSAYFGTRHTFISTRLIQLAGIIAWRSKQQGDTLSYRLTYGSEEHASNKSGTLSSLLSQLKEASHLEHRTNESRPDSIWSNTLLTNKMHNKDVIILTDKQTWSDSEESTLMQLAKHNSVHWIQIIDSNVYNLPAGQYQMADRHGVKQVNISKHSMQQAKIDFFEQNALMRKKLAAFGIRHQLFDITESPEKIARYLLSQGALH; this is encoded by the coding sequence ATGAGCCCATTATTATCACCCGAGTCTCCTGAGTTGGATGACGCCCATTTTGCCCTATTAGCACATTACGCTAAGCATTTAGGGCGAGCACCAAAAGCCATTCGCTTTGCAACGAATGCCGGTGATCGCCGCTCTCGACAAAAGGGTCACGGCATGGAAATGCTCGAACTACGTGCCTATCAAGCCAGCGATGACTTAAGACACATCGACTGGCGTGTTACGGCTCGTACCGGTCAAGCACATACTCGGCTTTACGCGCAGGAAAACGATCACCAGCGGCTTTTATTGTTAGATCTTTCTAGTAGCGCCTACTTTGGAACACGTCACACTTTTATTTCCACACGACTGATCCAGCTGGCAGGTATTATTGCATGGCGCTCAAAACAGCAAGGCGACACGCTCTCCTACCGTTTAACCTACGGCTCGGAAGAACACGCCAGCAATAAATCTGGAACCCTGTCGTCGCTATTAAGCCAACTAAAAGAGGCGTCTCACCTAGAACACAGAACCAATGAGAGTCGCCCTGATAGTATTTGGTCAAACACCTTGCTAACAAATAAGATGCACAATAAAGACGTGATTATTCTGACGGACAAACAAACGTGGAGCGACAGCGAAGAAAGCACACTAATGCAGCTCGCCAAACACAATTCGGTACATTGGATACAAATCATCGATAGCAATGTTTATAACCTGCCCGCAGGCCAATATCAGATGGCCGACCGTCACGGCGTCAAACAAGTGAACATTAGTAAACACAGTATGCAGCAGGCAAAAATAGATTTTTTTGAACAAAATGCGCTGATGCGTAAAAAACTGGCCGCGTTTGGTATTCGCCACCAACTATTTGACATCACTGAATCACCAGAAAAAATAGCGCGCTATTTGCTGTCTCAAGGAGCGCTACACTGA
- a CDS encoding DUF4381 domain-containing protein — MPTAPVQATIDLPNKAYLLPQSIPMWPPVWWTWLVLAAIVLLIIGVIIFFYRRHQKYAYRREALSTIRATSSELADKACILLCHEMIRRCLISEGENEIAALPSATLLQKIDSAMPEKHHFSALGSDFVDGLYRDHIELTPEQRKEMINVTCYWIRKHHA, encoded by the coding sequence ATGCCTACCGCTCCCGTACAGGCAACCATAGATTTGCCCAACAAAGCCTACTTACTGCCTCAATCTATCCCTATGTGGCCGCCTGTTTGGTGGACTTGGTTGGTCTTGGCTGCCATTGTTTTATTGATAATTGGCGTCATTATTTTCTTTTATCGACGCCATCAAAAATACGCCTATCGTCGAGAAGCACTTTCTACCATCAGAGCAACATCAAGTGAATTGGCAGACAAAGCCTGCATTTTACTGTGTCATGAAATGATTCGTCGATGTCTGATAAGTGAAGGGGAAAACGAAATAGCGGCCTTACCTAGCGCCACGCTGCTACAAAAAATTGACAGCGCCATGCCAGAAAAACATCACTTTTCGGCACTGGGTTCTGACTTCGTAGATGGGCTATACCGCGACCATATTGAGTTAACCCCTGAACAGCGGAAAGAAATGATAAACGTCACTTGCTACTGGATAAGGAAACACCATGCTTGA
- a CDS encoding AAA family ATPase has translation MVAVIEQLKDHLNRAVVGQPDLTHELLVALIANGHVLLEGPPGIAKTTAAKALASAIDSRFQRIQFTPDLLPGDVTGSDIYQQETGQFSFIPGPIMNDIVLADEINRAPAKVQSALLEAMGERQVTVGNHSYTLSDLFFVIATQNPIEQEGTYPLPEAQLDRFMMKINLGYPSAASELEVLRLVRQQDLHKTSVSTSQPLCKPSDILALQQKALSLYMSESVEQYIVQLVMATRQPELYLGDAGKGTNLIEFGASPRGTLALDRCARANALLDGRDFVTPDDVRQIALPVLRHRIITTFEAQAAGLSVDDLLKRLISHVPAL, from the coding sequence ATGGTAGCTGTAATTGAACAATTAAAAGACCACCTAAATCGCGCCGTCGTCGGCCAACCAGACTTAACCCATGAATTACTCGTCGCATTAATTGCGAATGGTCATGTGTTGCTAGAAGGGCCACCAGGTATCGCAAAAACCACCGCCGCCAAAGCGTTGGCCAGTGCCATCGACAGCCGTTTCCAACGTATTCAATTTACCCCTGATTTATTACCCGGCGACGTTACGGGTTCCGATATTTACCAACAAGAAACCGGACAGTTCAGTTTCATCCCTGGCCCTATCATGAACGATATCGTGCTGGCCGACGAGATCAACCGCGCGCCTGCCAAAGTACAATCTGCGTTATTAGAAGCCATGGGCGAAAGACAAGTTACAGTGGGCAACCATAGCTACACTTTATCGGATTTGTTCTTTGTTATTGCGACACAAAACCCGATTGAGCAAGAAGGGACGTATCCGTTACCAGAAGCCCAACTTGATCGTTTTATGATGAAGATTAACCTTGGTTATCCAAGTGCCGCTAGCGAACTAGAAGTACTAAGATTAGTGCGACAACAGGATCTTCATAAAACATCCGTAAGTACCTCTCAGCCCTTATGTAAACCAAGTGATATTTTGGCACTGCAACAAAAAGCCTTGTCCTTATACATGTCGGAAAGTGTCGAGCAATACATAGTGCAATTGGTCATGGCCACGAGACAGCCTGAGCTTTATTTAGGCGATGCAGGTAAAGGAACGAACTTAATTGAGTTTGGCGCTAGCCCACGCGGCACATTGGCTCTCGATCGTTGCGCACGGGCAAACGCTTTATTGGATGGACGGGACTTTGTAACGCCCGATGATGTGCGTCAAATTGCGTTACCGGTTTTGCGCCATCGCATCATTACTACCTTTGAAGCCCAAGCCGCCGGGTTATCCGTTGACGATCTATTAAAACGATTGATTAGTCACGTTCCAGCGTTGTAA
- a CDS encoding DUF2835 family protein: protein MAKVVLNVALPAFKYEAMYAGSAKNLVASSLDGRKVQLPLSAFQRFVTHQGIYGVFEVEFDDMNKLIGVTQIR from the coding sequence ATGGCAAAAGTGGTTTTAAATGTGGCTTTGCCCGCTTTTAAATATGAGGCTATGTATGCTGGTTCAGCGAAAAATCTAGTCGCGAGTAGCCTAGATGGACGTAAAGTACAGTTGCCTTTGTCCGCCTTTCAGCGCTTTGTAACGCACCAAGGGATCTACGGTGTGTTTGAAGTAGAGTTTGATGACATGAATAAATTGATTGGCGTCACTCAAATTCGATAG
- a CDS encoding vWA domain-containing protein, protein MLELSWPWFLLILPLPFILYFLPKTKVKGDGIWWGNTSQLIHHQGSNVLPRNPTLRYACIALSWFLLVLAIAQPVWLGEPTKVTPSGRDLLIALDLSGSMQVTDMTLNDQPENRLEAAKSVLSDFIKERRGDRIGIIVFGTKAYLQAPLSFDTKTINQLVQETQIGFAGEQTAIGDAIGLGIKRLEDKPSDKKVLILMTDGANTAGRVQPQQAATFAASQNVRIHTIGIGADSMMVQSFFGPKAINPSSDLDETLLKNIAAQTGGEYFRAKSTEDLRAIYQTLDALEPTPAEDIWQRPLTSLFHWLGFGSVAFLALSLLASRQVSLRTRNWRKGDRL, encoded by the coding sequence ATGCTTGAGCTTTCTTGGCCTTGGTTTCTGCTTATTCTACCCTTGCCATTCATCCTGTATTTCCTTCCCAAAACCAAAGTGAAAGGCGATGGCATCTGGTGGGGTAATACGTCACAACTAATTCATCATCAGGGCAGTAACGTTCTTCCTAGAAACCCAACACTTAGATATGCCTGCATAGCACTTAGCTGGTTTTTGTTGGTATTGGCCATAGCTCAACCGGTCTGGTTAGGCGAACCAACAAAAGTCACACCATCTGGGCGTGACTTACTTATCGCGTTGGATTTATCGGGCAGCATGCAAGTCACCGATATGACGCTCAATGACCAACCAGAAAACCGCCTCGAAGCGGCTAAATCGGTCTTGTCCGACTTTATAAAAGAACGACGAGGTGATCGCATTGGTATTATCGTCTTTGGTACGAAAGCCTACCTTCAAGCGCCGTTGAGTTTTGATACCAAGACCATTAATCAGCTGGTCCAAGAAACTCAAATTGGCTTTGCTGGAGAACAAACCGCCATCGGCGATGCGATCGGGTTGGGCATTAAAAGACTTGAAGACAAACCATCCGACAAAAAAGTACTTATTCTCATGACAGACGGCGCCAATACCGCAGGGCGAGTTCAACCACAACAAGCGGCCACCTTTGCCGCTTCACAAAATGTTCGCATACACACCATCGGCATAGGGGCTGATAGCATGATGGTGCAAAGCTTCTTTGGCCCAAAAGCCATTAACCCCTCCAGCGATCTAGACGAAACTTTGTTAAAAAATATTGCCGCTCAAACTGGCGGAGAGTATTTTCGTGCCAAAAGCACCGAAGACCTACGAGCCATCTACCAGACCCTAGATGCGTTAGAGCCCACTCCAGCGGAAGATATTTGGCAGCGGCCGCTAACCAGCCTGTTTCACTGGTTAGGCTTTGGGTCTGTTGCTTTTCTAGCTTTGTCGTTACTTGCCAGTCGACAAGTTTCTTTGAGAACAAGGAATTGGCGTAAAGGAGATCGCTTATGA